TTTTTGCATTCAGTCGTGCGGCCGTGGACCCATCGCCCATTCGACACCGGGAGCCCACTTATCGCCGATATCGTGACCCAGCTGAGTGGCGTACACATGATGACatataatagagagttttagattagggggacgcaagcgttggggcccccaagctcctggggccgcggtactgcgcatgtgcagagggGTCTGCACATGcacagtaccgcggccccaagagctagggggccccaacgcttgcgtcgctctaatctaaaactctctaaatGGTGGGGTTAAAGGGAAAAAAGTAAAGCAAAGTACCCCAGCCCGTGTCTCTAGGTATAACGGGCTTTACACATGATGACAGGCCGGTTTGCTTCAACTGCTGAGGGATTGGCCACattgctcgccactgccgcaatcggaCGTATCCACCGTATCGGTCCTTCCTGCCCAACAGCCGCCAGGATTCCAGATACACAACATTTGAGGAGGGCTCTCAAGCGCATCATAATGACGCAACCGTGCCCGCACGGAGTTCCAGCTGTTCCCTGTCGCCACGTAATCGTCGGTTACACTCCCCACTACTTCGGCGGTCCCCATCGCCCAATTCCGCTGGAATCTTCTCGGAAAACTAAaagatgcagcgcccggaggtccCGCTGCGTCGCCTGCCCGACCTGAAAATCCTCTTTTGACCGTGCCCATGCACAACGGGAAACCTCTTGGACGTTGAACTAGACGGTGTGAAAGTGTCGGTGCTAATTGACCCAGGTGCACATATATCAGTAATGAGTTCGCACCTTCGTCATTGGCTCCGCAAAGTGCTCACGCCTGCTACTTCGATCACCGTACGAGTCGCCCACGGCAGTAGACCTCCCGTcgttggaatgtgcaccgcctgCGTGAGCATCGCTGAACGCAATGCCACAGTTCTGTTCGCCGTCCTGGACCAGTGCACTCACGAACTAATCCTTGGCAATGATTTCCTGTCGTTCCACTAGCCCTCATCGATTGTGCTGCCGGTCTCCTACAGTTGGAACTCCCTCTGCCTCAAGATGCCGCCGATAAACCACTCGCGCACTTGTGCTCCAGTCGAATTGTTCGCCTGTTGCCGGAAGCCTCTACGTACGTTCCTTTGTTACCGACCCCACGGGTACCTGACGGCGACTACGTGCTATCACCGACGCTAGACGTGATCCGTACGCGCAACGTAGCCCTGCCGCGTGCGGTTGTGACGGTTGCTGACAACCGCACGTACGTTCCTCTTTTGAACTTCGGCACCATTCCCCAAATCTTACCGCAAGGCATCAGACTGGCGAGTGTATCTGCCCTTAAAGAACACGTCCAGTTTGCTATTGATCCTAATACCGCCGTGCAGTCTCCTTGCCCCAAGACACAGTCCAATATACCCGACAACATCGATAAAGTGATAGCACCTGACCTTTCTACGTCCAACTTTCAGGAGCTGCGCCGCTTGCTATCGTTATACCGGGACATATTTGATTTTGACGGTGGGCCGTTGGGCCAAACCTCTAAAGTAGCACACCGGATCAACACTGGTGATGTTCGCCCAATTCATCGGCGTCCTTATCGAGTGTCCGCGACTGAACGTCACGTCCTTCAGgaagaagtcgacaagatgctcgaaaaggagatcattgagccttcttgcagcccttgggcttcccctgttgtcctCGGAAATAAGAAGGATAACAGTTGGcgtttctgcgtcgactatcgtcacctaaacaaggtcactaagaaggatgtttatccattgccgcgaattgacgacctGCTTGACTGTCTCCACGGAGCTAAGTATTTTTCCTCGATTGACCTCCGTTCGGGCTATTGGCAAATTGCGCTGCACGACAATGATCGGGTTAAGACCGCGTTTATAACAACAGACGGTCTTTATGAATTCAAGGCCATGCCGCTTGGTCTGTGCTATGCCCCAGCgacattcgaacgcatgatggactcccttcttcgggGCTTGAAGTGGTCCACTTGTCTATGCTACCACCACAATGTCGTCGTGTTTTCATCTACTTTTTCAAGTCACTTGCAGCGTCTGTCAGTGGTTCTCGATGTGTTCCGGAGAGCTGGCCTGCAGTTGAATTCCTCCAAATGcaatttcggtcgccgtgaaattacaaTCCTTTggcaccttgttgacgctgcaggtatcaggccagaccccgacaaggttcGTGCAGTGGTCGATTTCCCCGTACCACGTTCCATCCAAGACGCTCGCAGCTTTGTTGGTCTCTGTTCGTATTTTCGTCGTTTCGTGAGAGATTTTGCAACTATCGCCCAGCCACTTACCGAACTTCTTAAGAAAGACGTGCATTTCTCCAGGGGTCCTTCACACGCTTCAGCTTTAACCACGCTGATAACCCTGCTTATGACACCCCCTATTCTGACCCACTTTGATGACTCCGCCGCTACGGAGGTCCGCACCGATGCAAGCGGTCATGACATAGGTGCTGTTTTAGCACAAAAGCAGCCTGGACACGACCGAgggatagcttacgccagccgtcttCTTTCGAAATCCGAGCAGAACTACTCCATCACCGAGAGGGaatgtcttgctcttgtctgggccgTCACAAAATTTCGACCCTACTTCTACGGCAGACAGTTCTCTgttgtcactgaccaccatgcactatgttggatTTCATCCTTGAAAGATCCAACTggccgcctcggtcgctgggcttTACGGCTGCAGGAGTACTCCTACTCCGTCATCTACAAGTCTGATCGATTACATCAGGATGCGGGCTGTCTATCCCGTCACCCGGTGGACCCACCCGATTGTGACTCCGGCGACGCTACAAAAGCCTGTGTCATTTAGATCTCGAACCGCACTCATATTGGAGATGAACAAAGGCGTAATGTCGCACTGCAACAACTTATTGCACGGctggagtcttcgccttcagaGGCCGACCTCCGCATGTTTTTACTCCGGGACGGAATGCTGTACTGTCGCAGTATGACGGCCCCGAGCTCCTGCTTGTTATTCCAGAACAGCTGCAGCCGACCGTCATTGCTCAGCTTCATGACGTACCCATGGCGGGCCACCTCGGCGTTGTTCGTACATACGACCGCTCGCGCCGCCGATTTTACTGGCCCGGCATGTATCGGTCGGTGCGCCAGTACGTCGCTTCGTGCGAGctctgccaacgccgaaagaagccCACCATTTCCCCTAGTGGTCCCCTTCAACCCCTGGGCATCCCGTATGTGCCTTTCTTCCGCGTCGGTGTCCATTTGCTTGGCCCTTTACCAGTGTCTTACTTAAGGAACAAATGGATCGCCGtcgcaacagattacgccacacggtacgcgatcacgcgcgccctccctacaagctgtgcaactgatcTCGCTGAATTTTTGTTGCGCGATGTTATACTTCATCATGGGGCCCCTAAACAACTTCTTACAGACAGAGGCCCGCAGTTCCTCTCAAAAGTAATCGCCGACATTCTTACATCGTGCGCAATCCGGCACAAGCTCGCCACCgcttatcatccccagactaaggGCCTCACAGAAACGCTTAAATCTCACGCTCACGGACATGTTGTCGATGTACGTTTCCTCGGATCACCGCGATAGGGGCGTTAACCTTCCATTCGTGACATTCGCCTACAGTTCATCATGCGACGATGTCACCggtttctcttcattttatttgcTATTCGGCCGTGATCCAGTTTTACCCATGGATACCCCGCTGCCTTCTGATACGTCTACCACCACTGAGCATGCCCGCGACGCCATTGCTCGAGCTGATCACACCAGTCAGCTTGCTCGCCACCGATTAGCCACATCGCAAGCAAGACAGAAAGCTTTATACGACAGGCATCGCCGGCTCAACCTTTTTCCGCCAGGTTCCCTCGTTCTCCTCTGGACTCCATGCGCGCCGAGTCGGACTGTCAGGAAAGCTTGTGTCGCCTTACACAGGCCCTTACCATGTTCTACGACAAGTCACCGACCTCACCTGTGAAATTGCACCCCTCCAAACCCCGACATCGTCGACTCGCCTCCCACAATGTGAAATTGTGCACGTTGTCCAGCTAAAACCGTACTATGTCTGCGAAACTTAGCCGTCGTCCCCTTGTTACTTGGCGCTCGTGTCCTTGAACAGCACCGAGTCGGTGCTCCTGCCGCCGGGGGTTTGTGTCACAGGACTGGTACCCAAGCGCGTGCACGAGGACGCAGTGAAAGGAAGACGATGAAGGCGCGCCTCGGCTCGTGTGTGGATTTCACCGTATTGCCTGTTGTAcgcgtatgtatatatatatatatatatatatatatatatatatatatatatagactccTGCAAATACATATTTTACCTCTCGCTTTCCTGGTTACAATATTTTATACACATCAATGGGCGAGAAattacttagaaaaaaaaaacttctgctTTAACCATCGGCGATGATTGTCaaagtaagcgaacgtttactgTTTTGTTCCATGCGGCATGCACTtctctctgtgctttttttttttttttttgcctattcTTGTATAGCCGAAGCGTCGTCGTTTTGTGCGGCGGTGCAGTGCGGCACCTCGCAGTCCAGCACATGAATGAGAGCGAGGCACTCGATTGTGCGTGCACGACCTTGGTCGCAGGCGTGCGTCTCGCTTTTTGTCGAGTATGTAGTGTAGTGTTACACAACACGCAACGCTGGAGGTGTCCTTTCTGCCGCCGACCTGCAGCCAATCCCGAAGGTGCTGCGATGTTACGTGGCTTCTGAAAGCGCTAGCTGCCACGAGAGAAGGATGGGCAAACTGACGTGTGCTCACTTTTATAAACTGTTGCTGCGGGACGCAGTGCACGCGCCAGGCTTCTCAAAAGCTTTAGCTTGCACGAGGGCAGGACTGGTGAGGCTGTTTTCTGTTGTTCTACGCATGCGTCTGTGGCTGTCCTAAAGGGTAGAGCGTATGGCTGCTATGCTGGGGCAGCCTTATTGAAACCCCATCATTAGGCACattttaaggcgaaaaccttaagTGACTCGTTGCAATGGCACATATCCGAAAAGAGCGCCGAGTAGTCCTTCGTTACAAAAAAAAGTACGCGAGTgaaacaaaaattggaggacgcttaagctcgcttttaagagtggagcgcgatagaaTTAAAAGACccctgactgtttctcacgcttcccgacagctgcagcttaagcaaccgtaatggctaccgggaaacactggcggcgaacgctatgcacgcaGGCGAGCTTTGtggcagaaacgcggcctcttgcgtggggcgatcccagAGATATTGCACAATcgcgccaaaaaattgcataattttcaggtttccgtttttgtttcgtacttttgatatttcagtctgagaagagttaacataaaaggcatgcgctgtgggtgttttgtttcatgacatttgcttgtggattgtcattctcaaaattccgaggaatagctttgccaagaatgcaaaacaacgtatgagcaacattaatgatagaatggtgtggcaatatagaCCACATATaacgcatgtcatataagaaggcgtggtatatcatcatcatcatcatcagcctatatttatgtccactgcaggacgaaggcctctccctgcgatctccaattacccctgtcttgcgcttgcgtattccaacttgcacctgcgaatttcctaacctcatcatcccacctgactttctgccgtcctcgactgcgcttcccttctcttggtatccattctgtaaccctaatggtccatcggttatccatcctacgcattacatggcctgcccagctccatttcttccgcttaatgtcaactagaatatcgtctacccccgtttgttctctgatccacaccgctctcttcctgtctcttaacgttactcctaggatttttcgttccatcgctctttgtgcggtccttaacttgttctcgagcttctttgttaacctccaagtttctgccccatatgttagcaccggtagtatgcaatgattgtacacttttctataCATTTACccaaatatattcggagggcctgcgtggttggggatgattttctccgccacccgctgacatcgcacgccgacgccggattttctgcgacacggggctcttaacgcctatcgcgttaaaaaaaatcatcagcagcaatggctcatacgcgaAAACTTATGATGCAAAATTATTATCAtcaggaatggctcatactccgTGAGCAAGCAAAGATGCAATGGCTTAATATTaatgaagaaacgaaagaaagaaagaaagaaagaaggaaggaaagaaagaaacaacgaaagaaggaacgaaagaaaggatgaaagaacaaaaaaaaaaagaacgaaaggaagaaataaggagagaacgaaagaaagaacctTTGGGTGGTGCTTTAAGTGCTCGCATGTGTCGTTGAGGAGGTCCAGCTACAGCGCCATACGGTTACTTCACACTGCGGCTCGTTATGCCTTGCAAGAAGTGTGACCTCTCCGATCGTATgacttaatgcattaccacgtgtgcagcaggctttcgcctttacgCCTTACAGGAGTGTAACTTGCTGCCGACTTTTTTTGTATCTTGAGCCACAAGTCCCGTTAACATGCTGCTGTTTTGAATGTGTACTACGCTTCTCGAGTGCGAGCGCTGATACTCCTGGCCCACTAAGCCATCGAGGCAAGAAACTCAGCGGCCAACCGGCTCACTGATCCACGCTAATCCCCGAGGAGGTAGGCAAAGAAAGTTTCACTATACCCCTCCCCCCCCtacgcacacaaacatacacacccACGCTCGCACACGCACACTTCGTCTTCTTGTTATCATCCGCGACTGTTATCGCTGAAGTGATAAATTCCAGCGTAATGGTCCTGGTAAAGAGAAGGAGAAAGGGCAACTGTTCCGTGTATGAGAGAGTGATACTCTGTCACACTTTTGAAGGAAGCACACTTGTGTGGCATGAAACACGCAGAGCGCGTGGCCCGCAACTATATAGCGGCCAGAAACAACGGTTTGTGACGGTAACAGAGCAGCGCGTCACTGGCCCGAGCACGAACATCCGTGGGCCACCGTTCCGCGTCACAGCCGCTGAATCCCAGTGCAGCACCAGCAGAAAGGCATCACACTGTTCCCGTATCTTGCATAGCTAGAAAAAATCATTGGCGTATTTCTCGCAATTGGTTGTTTAATTGCCGATTTTAAGCTCGAACTTAAAGTGGGAAACAACCTAACTGATGTTAAATCGCCAAAATTTCTGAGGGCCCGTATTTTGTAATGTTTAATTTCACTTTTCCATTCGTTCCACCATACGTCTCACCGAGAGGTAGTGCGAGCCAATAGCGAATAGCGAAAAGAAGGAATAAACGGAATGAGTCGTTAGAAAATGCCAATGCCGCTCCATATATCTCGCTGTAGCCCTGCAGTTGTGTATTCCCGGATACTTCATCTGAAACGCATCTGAGCCACGCTCAAATTATTACTACGAAGAGTGAGGCAGCGATCTCACCTTGCGCTTGCAAACAACATTTGCATGATCTGCTCTGAACTGTTAGATGTATTCATTAAAACTAAAGTTATCGTTAGAGCGGCAATCACCGACACAAAGAATTATTTTCAACTTCGTGCACCGACACAAACCAACCGAAAACACACAAGCGCAACAGCGAACAAAGCAGGTGCCCGTGTCCCGGCTTGACAAAAGGGAGTGTGAAAACCATTCCCTTATTACCTGcattttttgcttttctttcttttcttttttttcgacgaGATAAATGGTATAGGCACTGCTCGCTCTGTGTGCACACACAGGCGACACATGGCTACCTCCAACCACAGCATCGGTATTgtagggaaaaaagaaaagaaaaagggcgAACCGGAGAGCTGGAGGAGGCGGGGTGCGTTGAACAGGGAGTTTGCGTCGGCGGCGACGTCACGGGCGGCGCGCACCGTCGGCGTGCGGGGCGCGCGCGGACGCTCGAGGCTCCGCAATCGACCTCGCGGGCCGAACACACGCGGTTGTGCCTCCGTTACGTCCGGGCGCTCGCTCTTCTCGGCTCTGGTTGCTCTCCCGCTGCTACCGCCGCTTCTGCCGCGAGCATGGACCACGAGTCCGCCAACCGGACGGTCGCCGGCAACGGCACTCTGGGACCGGCGTCACCGCTCAACAACACGTCCGATGACGACGAGCTGTACCAGGTGCCCGTGGAGATCATCGTGCTGCTGTCTTTCTGCTACGGACTCATCTCGCTGGTGGCCGTCGCCGGAAATTCCATGGTGCTCTGGATCGTGGCCACGTCGCGTCGCATGCACACTGTCACAAACTTTTTCATCGCCAACCTGGCCGTGGCCGACATCATCATCGGACTGTTCTCCATCCCGTTCCAGTTCCAGGCGGCCCTCCTGCAGCGCTGGGTGCTTCCCGAGTTCATGTGCGCCTTCTGCCCGTTCGTTCAGGTGCTCTCGGTCAACGTGTCCATATTCACGCTGACTGCCATCGCGCTGGACCGCTACCGCGCTGTGACGGCACCGCTGCGCGCCCGCTGCTGTTCCAAGTTCAACGCCAAAGTACTCATCGGCGTCGTGTGGGCCGTGTCAACGGCGGCCGCTCTGCCGTACGCCCTCGCACTGCGCGTCATCCTCGTCTACGACTCCGTGTCCGGCGAGGTGTCGCGACCCTTCTGCATCAACGTGGTGCTGCCGCCGTTCGCCTGGAAGGTGTACAACCACGTGCTCGTCGGCTTGCAGTACTTTCTGCCCCTGTGCGTCATCTGCTACACGTACGGACGCATCGGCGGCGCGGTGCGTAACTCACGCACGCCGGGCAACGCCGAGACCGTGCGTGACACCAACATCATCCGCAACAAGCGAAAGGTGGGCGCTTTGGTTCGCTTGCTGCTGGTTGCGGATATTTTTACTTCCTGCTCCGTTCTGGGACAAGGGACGGCTGCTTAGCTTCGGCCATATACCCTCCCCCCAACcccgaaaaaaaatgaaaaagaagaagaaaacgctcTTTATTTCTAGTACTTATTACCATGATTTACAAAAGGACATTTGATAGACGAAATTTCTTATGTGGATATCTATAGTAGCAAGCTGCCTGTCGAGCTGCACTTATATAGAATACTCAGCCCTTTCGCTGTAGCGACGAGGCTCGCATTcacagtatttctttttttttccttttgcctTACGCTGTATTTTAGCCTAGGTAATTTAATTTCATAGAGTGAGGTAAAGGACGAAACTTTAGCCTTGAAACCAAGAGTAAACTAAGAGTACATGTCCACTACGAAAGCAGGAAAGTTTGCGGAGAGTATTAGCGCTACCTGGACGCACCTGCACCCCGTGACGAGAAAGGGAAGTTGTACACAATGCACGAAccgaagaaaagcaacaaaacaccaaaaaagtagaaaaaaaagaaaaaagaagaaatacagCTTGGGTACAGCAACGTCCCATCGGTAAAGACAAGCACGTCTTTCTTCCTGTGTACCTCTTTGTTTTCTTGAGCTCTAAAGTAGCACGTGGAAGTGTTCCTGCTTTGCACGAACGCTTCCATGTTTGTGcactctctcttcttttcttttttttttctctgtctctcgtTTTCTCGCTTTGAAGTGTGCATCATAGATTAAGAAACACATTACGTCGAAGACTTGCACAGCGTTACGTTATTTTGTCTTTGCCCGTGCACTTTTTACCGGCTTCATTCAGTGAGCCATCTTATAGTGAAATCAATTCAGCACTGAAACAAAGCTTGTGCGTGATAGTTTTGCCTTTTCCAAGTGTTCAGTgctacaatattttttttttgtcctaagCCGACAACAAACAGTTGCTGTTTGTATTAGTCAACTTTCCCAGGTTGAAGAGTCTGAACATGTTTTCATGTGCTCTGAAACTCCttgaaagtgagaaaaaaaaataagctggTGGATGCCGTGACAAAGAGCCGATCACCTGCAGGTGATCCGCATGCACAGCGGAATAACAAAGGGCGCAAAACGGAGCCCGCAATGGAGCAGTCCATTTTGCGCGCTCTATAGACCGCGGAACGCTTTCGAGCCTAATTTATTTGCGGCCTGCGCGTTAGACTTCACTGCCGGAAGCATCGAATCAAACAGGTCCTGCTGGCTCCCAGCTATAGTGCCgacgctgagcgataactttgaAAGGTGGTGCCCgcacgtagagagagagagagagacagaaagagagagaaaaaaagaaagttggttTCGTTAAGACGAACGAAATAAGAGATAGACGACGTAATTTTGCAGACTGAATCAGATAGATAGGGAAAGTAAATTATAAACGCGGCAACTTTCTCAGTGTCAGCGCGAAGATCGTGGCCGCCAGATTGTGTAAGGATTCCTTTTCTACGATTCAATTCATTTCTTAGCAGTTCCGCCGAGTGACCACTCTTGGGCAGACTGGGGGCGGGGCTTCATGCGAACCAATGACGAAGGCCAAAATGAGTGGAAAATGAAAATAACAGTTGCACAATACTGGCGGCT
The DNA window shown above is from Dermacentor silvarum isolate Dsil-2018 chromosome 1, BIME_Dsil_1.4, whole genome shotgun sequence and carries:
- the LOC119437170 gene encoding RYamide receptor, which codes for MDHESANRTVAGNGTLGPASPLNNTSDDDELYQVPVEIIVLLSFCYGLISLVAVAGNSMVLWIVATSRRMHTVTNFFIANLAVADIIIGLFSIPFQFQAALLQRWVLPEFMCAFCPFVQVLSVNVSIFTLTAIALDRYRAVTAPLRARCCSKFNAKVLIGVVWAVSTAAALPYALALRVILVYDSVSGEVSRPFCINVVLPPFAWKVYNHVLVGLQYFLPLCVICYTYGRIGGAVRNSRTPGNAETVRDTNIIRNKRKVGALVRLLLVADIFTSCSVLGQGTAA